A window of the Lactuca sativa cultivar Salinas chromosome 5, Lsat_Salinas_v11, whole genome shotgun sequence genome harbors these coding sequences:
- the LOC111878022 gene encoding pentatricopeptide repeat-containing protein At1g05600 isoform X3, with translation MGYMNIRWPRVLTPTYLSQIIQNQKNPLKALQIFNQAKNKYPNYHHNGPVYATMINKLIITDRILDMKQVINQMKHDSCECQDSVFSDAIKAYAKSRMINEAISLFKNLHHFNCVNWTQSFNTILQIMVKESKFESAHHLFLENFSKWEVKSRTRSLTWLIDVLCENKRSDLALQVFQEMNHQYCYPTRDTYQILMTGLCEDGRINEAIHLLYSMFWRISKKGSGEDVLVYKILLDTLCSYGHVEEAADILNKVLRKGLKAPKKKRMPLDFNQCRNGRDIEKAKSLMSDALIKGVIPSSESYNTMTVDLYSKGDLNLAEKVVQEMEDNGFTPGVLVYEAKVMALCRANKVDEAEKVIAKCVPSVNLYNSLIKGLCNEKKSVEALGYFKKMCRQLGCVPNKETYCILVDGLCHDGSYIEASEVLEKMLVKSYWPNSDTFSMLIKGLCLIGRSYEAIIWLEEMITQEKIPDVSTWSSLVASVIYDTVVFSEILES, from the exons ATGG GGTATATGAATATCAGATGGCCACGTGTACTTACACCAACATACCTATCTCAGATCATCCAGAACCAGAAAAACCCATTGAAAGCCCTCCAAATCTTTAACCAAGCAAAAAACAAATACCCAAATTATCATCACAATGGCCCTGTATATGCCACCATGATCAACAAGCTCATCATCACAGATCGAATACTTGATATGAAACAAGTGATTAACCAAATGAAACACGATTCATGTGAGTGTCAAGATTCAGTCTTTTCAGATGCAATCAAAGCCTATGCGAAATCCAGAATGATAAATGAAGCCATCTCTCTCTTTAAAAATCTCCATCACTTCAACTGTGTAAACTGGACACAATCTTTCAACACCATATTGCAGATAATGGTGAAAGAATCCAAATTCGAATCTGCTCATCATCTTTTCTTGGAGAATTTCAGCAAATGGGAAGTGAAATCAAGAACCCGTTCACTAACATGGTTAATTGATGTTCTCTGTGAAAACAAACGTTCCGATCTTGCCCTTCAAGTCTTCCAAGAAATGAATCATCAGTACTGTTATCCAACCAGGGACACCTATCAAATCCTAATGACAGGATTATGTGAAGATGGAAGAATTAACGAAGCAATCCACTTGTTGTACTCAATGTTCTGGAGAATTTCCAAAAAGGGTAGTGGTGAAGATGTTTTAGTGTATAAAATCCTGTTAGATACTTTATGTTCATATGGGCATGTTGAGGAGGCTGCAGATATTTTAAATAAGGTCCTTAGGAAAGGTCTTAAAGCCCCTAAAAAGAAACGTATGCCACTTGATTTCAATCAGTGTAGGAATGGTAGAGACATAGAAAAAGCAAAGAGTCTAATGAGTGATGCCCTTATTAAGGGGGTGATTCCAAGTTCTGAGAGCTATAACACAATGACTGTTGACCTTTATTCAAAGGGTGATCTAAATCTTGCAGAAAAAGTAGTTCAAGAAATGGAGGACAATGGATTTACACCAGGGGTATTGGTTTATGAAGCTAAAGTGATGGCTTTATGTAGGGCAAATAAGGTTGATGAGGCTGAAAAGGTGATTGCAAAGTGTGTTCCAAGTGTTAATTTATACAACAGTTTGATTAAAGGTCTTTGTAATGAAAAAAAATCTGTAGAGGCTCTTGGGTATTTCAAGAAGATGTGTAGGCAATTAGGGTGTGTTCCAAATAAGGAGACTTATTGCATATTGGTAGATGGGTTATGTCATGATGGGAGTTATATTGAAGCAAGTGAGGTTTTGGAGAAAATGTTGGTGAAGTCTTATTGGCCAAATAGTGATACTTTTAGTATGCTTATAAAGGGTCTTTGCTTGATAGGAAGATCATATGAAGCAATTATATGGCTGGAAGAGATGATTACCCAAGAAAAGATCCCTGATGTTTCCACATGGAGTTCTCTGGTTGCTTCTGTTATATATGATACAGTGGTTTTTTCTGAAATATTGGAGTCTTGA
- the LOC111878022 gene encoding pentatricopeptide repeat-containing protein At1g05600 isoform X1 has product MAIALAVVACTSLGDDEIGYMNIRWPRVLTPTYLSQIIQNQKNPLKALQIFNQAKNKYPNYHHNGPVYATMINKLIITDRILDMKQVINQMKHDSCECQDSVFSDAIKAYAKSRMINEAISLFKNLHHFNCVNWTQSFNTILQIMVKESKFESAHHLFLENFSKWEVKSRTRSLTWLIDVLCENKRSDLALQVFQEMNHQYCYPTRDTYQILMTGLCEDGRINEAIHLLYSMFWRISKKGSGEDVLVYKILLDTLCSYGHVEEAADILNKVLRKGLKAPKKKRMPLDFNQCRNGRDIEKAKSLMSDALIKGVIPSSESYNTMTVDLYSKGDLNLAEKVVQEMEDNGFTPGVLVYEAKVMALCRANKVDEAEKVIAKCVPSVNLYNSLIKGLCNEKKSVEALGYFKKMCRQLGCVPNKETYCILVDGLCHDGSYIEASEVLEKMLVKSYWPNSDTFSMLIKGLCLIGRSYEAIIWLEEMITQEKIPDVSTWSSLVASVIYDTVVFSEILES; this is encoded by the exons ATGGCAATTGCTTTAGCTGTTGTAGCCTGTACATCACTTGGGGACGATGAAATAG GGTATATGAATATCAGATGGCCACGTGTACTTACACCAACATACCTATCTCAGATCATCCAGAACCAGAAAAACCCATTGAAAGCCCTCCAAATCTTTAACCAAGCAAAAAACAAATACCCAAATTATCATCACAATGGCCCTGTATATGCCACCATGATCAACAAGCTCATCATCACAGATCGAATACTTGATATGAAACAAGTGATTAACCAAATGAAACACGATTCATGTGAGTGTCAAGATTCAGTCTTTTCAGATGCAATCAAAGCCTATGCGAAATCCAGAATGATAAATGAAGCCATCTCTCTCTTTAAAAATCTCCATCACTTCAACTGTGTAAACTGGACACAATCTTTCAACACCATATTGCAGATAATGGTGAAAGAATCCAAATTCGAATCTGCTCATCATCTTTTCTTGGAGAATTTCAGCAAATGGGAAGTGAAATCAAGAACCCGTTCACTAACATGGTTAATTGATGTTCTCTGTGAAAACAAACGTTCCGATCTTGCCCTTCAAGTCTTCCAAGAAATGAATCATCAGTACTGTTATCCAACCAGGGACACCTATCAAATCCTAATGACAGGATTATGTGAAGATGGAAGAATTAACGAAGCAATCCACTTGTTGTACTCAATGTTCTGGAGAATTTCCAAAAAGGGTAGTGGTGAAGATGTTTTAGTGTATAAAATCCTGTTAGATACTTTATGTTCATATGGGCATGTTGAGGAGGCTGCAGATATTTTAAATAAGGTCCTTAGGAAAGGTCTTAAAGCCCCTAAAAAGAAACGTATGCCACTTGATTTCAATCAGTGTAGGAATGGTAGAGACATAGAAAAAGCAAAGAGTCTAATGAGTGATGCCCTTATTAAGGGGGTGATTCCAAGTTCTGAGAGCTATAACACAATGACTGTTGACCTTTATTCAAAGGGTGATCTAAATCTTGCAGAAAAAGTAGTTCAAGAAATGGAGGACAATGGATTTACACCAGGGGTATTGGTTTATGAAGCTAAAGTGATGGCTTTATGTAGGGCAAATAAGGTTGATGAGGCTGAAAAGGTGATTGCAAAGTGTGTTCCAAGTGTTAATTTATACAACAGTTTGATTAAAGGTCTTTGTAATGAAAAAAAATCTGTAGAGGCTCTTGGGTATTTCAAGAAGATGTGTAGGCAATTAGGGTGTGTTCCAAATAAGGAGACTTATTGCATATTGGTAGATGGGTTATGTCATGATGGGAGTTATATTGAAGCAAGTGAGGTTTTGGAGAAAATGTTGGTGAAGTCTTATTGGCCAAATAGTGATACTTTTAGTATGCTTATAAAGGGTCTTTGCTTGATAGGAAGATCATATGAAGCAATTATATGGCTGGAAGAGATGATTACCCAAGAAAAGATCCCTGATGTTTCCACATGGAGTTCTCTGGTTGCTTCTGTTATATATGATACAGTGGTTTTTTCTGAAATATTGGAGTCTTGA
- the LOC111878022 gene encoding pentatricopeptide repeat-containing protein At1g05600 isoform X4 — protein sequence MNIRWPRVLTPTYLSQIIQNQKNPLKALQIFNQAKNKYPNYHHNGPVYATMINKLIITDRILDMKQVINQMKHDSCECQDSVFSDAIKAYAKSRMINEAISLFKNLHHFNCVNWTQSFNTILQIMVKESKFESAHHLFLENFSKWEVKSRTRSLTWLIDVLCENKRSDLALQVFQEMNHQYCYPTRDTYQILMTGLCEDGRINEAIHLLYSMFWRISKKGSGEDVLVYKILLDTLCSYGHVEEAADILNKVLRKGLKAPKKKRMPLDFNQCRNGRDIEKAKSLMSDALIKGVIPSSESYNTMTVDLYSKGDLNLAEKVVQEMEDNGFTPGVLVYEAKVMALCRANKVDEAEKVIAKCVPSVNLYNSLIKGLCNEKKSVEALGYFKKMCRQLGCVPNKETYCILVDGLCHDGSYIEASEVLEKMLVKSYWPNSDTFSMLIKGLCLIGRSYEAIIWLEEMITQEKIPDVSTWSSLVASVIYDTVVFSEILES from the coding sequence ATGAATATCAGATGGCCACGTGTACTTACACCAACATACCTATCTCAGATCATCCAGAACCAGAAAAACCCATTGAAAGCCCTCCAAATCTTTAACCAAGCAAAAAACAAATACCCAAATTATCATCACAATGGCCCTGTATATGCCACCATGATCAACAAGCTCATCATCACAGATCGAATACTTGATATGAAACAAGTGATTAACCAAATGAAACACGATTCATGTGAGTGTCAAGATTCAGTCTTTTCAGATGCAATCAAAGCCTATGCGAAATCCAGAATGATAAATGAAGCCATCTCTCTCTTTAAAAATCTCCATCACTTCAACTGTGTAAACTGGACACAATCTTTCAACACCATATTGCAGATAATGGTGAAAGAATCCAAATTCGAATCTGCTCATCATCTTTTCTTGGAGAATTTCAGCAAATGGGAAGTGAAATCAAGAACCCGTTCACTAACATGGTTAATTGATGTTCTCTGTGAAAACAAACGTTCCGATCTTGCCCTTCAAGTCTTCCAAGAAATGAATCATCAGTACTGTTATCCAACCAGGGACACCTATCAAATCCTAATGACAGGATTATGTGAAGATGGAAGAATTAACGAAGCAATCCACTTGTTGTACTCAATGTTCTGGAGAATTTCCAAAAAGGGTAGTGGTGAAGATGTTTTAGTGTATAAAATCCTGTTAGATACTTTATGTTCATATGGGCATGTTGAGGAGGCTGCAGATATTTTAAATAAGGTCCTTAGGAAAGGTCTTAAAGCCCCTAAAAAGAAACGTATGCCACTTGATTTCAATCAGTGTAGGAATGGTAGAGACATAGAAAAAGCAAAGAGTCTAATGAGTGATGCCCTTATTAAGGGGGTGATTCCAAGTTCTGAGAGCTATAACACAATGACTGTTGACCTTTATTCAAAGGGTGATCTAAATCTTGCAGAAAAAGTAGTTCAAGAAATGGAGGACAATGGATTTACACCAGGGGTATTGGTTTATGAAGCTAAAGTGATGGCTTTATGTAGGGCAAATAAGGTTGATGAGGCTGAAAAGGTGATTGCAAAGTGTGTTCCAAGTGTTAATTTATACAACAGTTTGATTAAAGGTCTTTGTAATGAAAAAAAATCTGTAGAGGCTCTTGGGTATTTCAAGAAGATGTGTAGGCAATTAGGGTGTGTTCCAAATAAGGAGACTTATTGCATATTGGTAGATGGGTTATGTCATGATGGGAGTTATATTGAAGCAAGTGAGGTTTTGGAGAAAATGTTGGTGAAGTCTTATTGGCCAAATAGTGATACTTTTAGTATGCTTATAAAGGGTCTTTGCTTGATAGGAAGATCATATGAAGCAATTATATGGCTGGAAGAGATGATTACCCAAGAAAAGATCCCTGATGTTTCCACATGGAGTTCTCTGGTTGCTTCTGTTATATATGATACAGTGGTTTTTTCTGAAATATTGGAGTCTTGA
- the LOC111878022 gene encoding pentatricopeptide repeat-containing protein At1g05600 isoform X2, which produces MSLKPGYMNIRWPRVLTPTYLSQIIQNQKNPLKALQIFNQAKNKYPNYHHNGPVYATMINKLIITDRILDMKQVINQMKHDSCECQDSVFSDAIKAYAKSRMINEAISLFKNLHHFNCVNWTQSFNTILQIMVKESKFESAHHLFLENFSKWEVKSRTRSLTWLIDVLCENKRSDLALQVFQEMNHQYCYPTRDTYQILMTGLCEDGRINEAIHLLYSMFWRISKKGSGEDVLVYKILLDTLCSYGHVEEAADILNKVLRKGLKAPKKKRMPLDFNQCRNGRDIEKAKSLMSDALIKGVIPSSESYNTMTVDLYSKGDLNLAEKVVQEMEDNGFTPGVLVYEAKVMALCRANKVDEAEKVIAKCVPSVNLYNSLIKGLCNEKKSVEALGYFKKMCRQLGCVPNKETYCILVDGLCHDGSYIEASEVLEKMLVKSYWPNSDTFSMLIKGLCLIGRSYEAIIWLEEMITQEKIPDVSTWSSLVASVIYDTVVFSEILES; this is translated from the coding sequence ATGTCTTTGAAACCAGGGTATATGAATATCAGATGGCCACGTGTACTTACACCAACATACCTATCTCAGATCATCCAGAACCAGAAAAACCCATTGAAAGCCCTCCAAATCTTTAACCAAGCAAAAAACAAATACCCAAATTATCATCACAATGGCCCTGTATATGCCACCATGATCAACAAGCTCATCATCACAGATCGAATACTTGATATGAAACAAGTGATTAACCAAATGAAACACGATTCATGTGAGTGTCAAGATTCAGTCTTTTCAGATGCAATCAAAGCCTATGCGAAATCCAGAATGATAAATGAAGCCATCTCTCTCTTTAAAAATCTCCATCACTTCAACTGTGTAAACTGGACACAATCTTTCAACACCATATTGCAGATAATGGTGAAAGAATCCAAATTCGAATCTGCTCATCATCTTTTCTTGGAGAATTTCAGCAAATGGGAAGTGAAATCAAGAACCCGTTCACTAACATGGTTAATTGATGTTCTCTGTGAAAACAAACGTTCCGATCTTGCCCTTCAAGTCTTCCAAGAAATGAATCATCAGTACTGTTATCCAACCAGGGACACCTATCAAATCCTAATGACAGGATTATGTGAAGATGGAAGAATTAACGAAGCAATCCACTTGTTGTACTCAATGTTCTGGAGAATTTCCAAAAAGGGTAGTGGTGAAGATGTTTTAGTGTATAAAATCCTGTTAGATACTTTATGTTCATATGGGCATGTTGAGGAGGCTGCAGATATTTTAAATAAGGTCCTTAGGAAAGGTCTTAAAGCCCCTAAAAAGAAACGTATGCCACTTGATTTCAATCAGTGTAGGAATGGTAGAGACATAGAAAAAGCAAAGAGTCTAATGAGTGATGCCCTTATTAAGGGGGTGATTCCAAGTTCTGAGAGCTATAACACAATGACTGTTGACCTTTATTCAAAGGGTGATCTAAATCTTGCAGAAAAAGTAGTTCAAGAAATGGAGGACAATGGATTTACACCAGGGGTATTGGTTTATGAAGCTAAAGTGATGGCTTTATGTAGGGCAAATAAGGTTGATGAGGCTGAAAAGGTGATTGCAAAGTGTGTTCCAAGTGTTAATTTATACAACAGTTTGATTAAAGGTCTTTGTAATGAAAAAAAATCTGTAGAGGCTCTTGGGTATTTCAAGAAGATGTGTAGGCAATTAGGGTGTGTTCCAAATAAGGAGACTTATTGCATATTGGTAGATGGGTTATGTCATGATGGGAGTTATATTGAAGCAAGTGAGGTTTTGGAGAAAATGTTGGTGAAGTCTTATTGGCCAAATAGTGATACTTTTAGTATGCTTATAAAGGGTCTTTGCTTGATAGGAAGATCATATGAAGCAATTATATGGCTGGAAGAGATGATTACCCAAGAAAAGATCCCTGATGTTTCCACATGGAGTTCTCTGGTTGCTTCTGTTATATATGATACAGTGGTTTTTTCTGAAATATTGGAGTCTTGA